The following proteins are encoded in a genomic region of Thiomicrospira sp. R3:
- a CDS encoding Nif3-like dinuclear metal center hexameric protein: MKRDDLVDYLNQLLAIDEFNDYAPNGLQVEGKAEINKVVLGVTASQALIEQAIEHQADMIIVHHGYFWKNESQTITGIKYQRIKRLIDHRINLVGYHLPLDAHPKLGNNAQLGQHWGLTDITPQPGLVRLGKLAKPMSIESFIKRVATTLNRNPLHLPGGPKQVETISWCSGGAQGYIQQAIEWRADVYISGEVSEQTTHIATESGIHYLAAGHHATETWGVKALAEHLKSEFNMDAVYIEANNPV; encoded by the coding sequence ATGAAGCGTGATGACCTGGTAGATTACCTAAATCAACTTCTGGCTATTGATGAGTTTAACGACTATGCGCCTAATGGTTTGCAAGTTGAAGGTAAAGCTGAGATCAATAAAGTTGTACTCGGTGTTACCGCCTCCCAAGCCTTAATTGAACAGGCGATTGAGCACCAAGCCGATATGATTATTGTTCACCACGGCTATTTTTGGAAAAACGAATCTCAAACCATTACAGGCATAAAGTATCAACGCATTAAACGCTTGATAGACCATCGAATTAACCTTGTTGGTTACCATTTGCCGCTGGATGCGCACCCTAAACTTGGCAATAATGCCCAATTAGGCCAGCATTGGGGATTGACCGATATTACGCCACAACCAGGCCTGGTACGTTTGGGTAAATTAGCCAAGCCGATGTCGATTGAATCGTTTATTAAACGGGTTGCAACCACATTAAACCGTAACCCATTGCATTTACCCGGTGGCCCTAAGCAGGTAGAGACAATCAGTTGGTGCAGCGGTGGTGCGCAAGGCTACATTCAACAAGCGATTGAATGGCGCGCTGATGTATATATTAGTGGTGAAGTTTCTGAGCAAACCACTCATATTGCCACTGAATCAGGTATACACTATCTGGCTGCGGGTCACCATGCAACTGAAACTTGGGGTGTTAAAGCCTTAGCTGAGCACTTGAAAAGTGAATTTAATATGGACGCTGTGTATATAGAGGCAAACAATCCAGTATAA
- the petA gene encoding ubiquinol-cytochrome c reductase iron-sulfur subunit — translation MSEVKTIETVDIKRRQILAGATGVVGAVGAAFVAVPFVGSWQPSEKAKAAGAPVDVDIAALQPGQMVTVNWRGKPVWVVRRTPDMLERLTELDSVVRDPMSDSSDQPDYAKNATRAIKPEFLVVVGICTHLGCSPLYRPAVNSPDMAANWRGGFFCPCHGSSFDLAGRVFRSVPAPTNLEIPPHTYLTETRIRVGEDTVEGGQA, via the coding sequence ATGTCTGAAGTTAAAACAATAGAAACGGTTGATATAAAACGCCGTCAGATTCTCGCTGGTGCAACAGGCGTGGTTGGTGCCGTAGGTGCTGCATTCGTTGCTGTGCCCTTTGTTGGATCTTGGCAGCCTAGTGAAAAAGCGAAAGCAGCTGGTGCGCCGGTAGATGTAGACATCGCGGCCTTGCAGCCTGGTCAAATGGTTACAGTAAACTGGCGTGGTAAACCTGTATGGGTGGTTCGCCGAACGCCTGATATGTTAGAGCGCTTAACAGAGCTAGATTCTGTTGTACGTGATCCTATGTCTGACAGCTCAGATCAGCCTGATTATGCAAAAAATGCTACTAGAGCAATCAAGCCAGAGTTTTTGGTTGTTGTTGGAATATGCACGCATTTGGGTTGTTCTCCGCTATATCGTCCGGCAGTCAATTCACCTGATATGGCGGCTAACTGGCGTGGAGGTTTCTTCTGTCCTTGCCATGGTTCAAGTTTTGATCTTGCAGGTCGTGTTTTTCGTTCCGTACCCGCGCCTACTAATCTAGAAATTCCACCGCATACTTACTTAACTGAAACTAGAATTCGGGTGGGTGAAGATACGGTTGAAGGAGGGCAAGCATAA
- the hisD gene encoding histidinol dehydrogenase encodes MSESINIRRLNANDAGFNAELEALLAWEGVSDERVNDVVKEVVNRVRTEGDRALLDYTAKFDRLTLSSAAELEISQSRLQAALANIPKDQRDALELAVARVRSYHERQKQASWTYTEADGTVLGQQVTCLDRVGLYVPGGKAAYPSSVIMNAVPAKVAGVPELIMVVPTPDGEVNEMVLAAAALCDVDRVFCVGGAQAVAALAYGTETVPAVDKVVGPGNIYVATAKRMVYGTVGIDMIAGPSEILVVCDGKTNPDWIAVDLFSQAEHDEDAQSILVTPDAAFADKVVESMNKLLSTMPREKIIRSALEARGAIIVVDDMDQAVEMINFIAPEHLELSVDDPQSMLPAIRHAGAIFMGRYTAEALGDYCAGPNHVLPTSRTARFSSPLGVYDFQKRSSLIMCSAEGADMLGRVAGVLADGEGLQAHAASARYRVKP; translated from the coding sequence GCCGAATTAGAAGCGCTGCTTGCTTGGGAAGGCGTTTCGGATGAACGTGTCAATGATGTGGTCAAAGAAGTAGTAAATCGTGTACGTACTGAAGGGGATCGAGCCTTACTTGATTATACGGCTAAGTTTGACCGTTTAACCTTGAGTAGCGCTGCAGAGTTAGAAATCTCTCAATCACGGTTACAGGCCGCATTAGCGAATATTCCTAAAGATCAGCGTGATGCACTAGAGTTAGCGGTAGCGCGGGTGCGTAGCTACCATGAACGTCAAAAGCAAGCGTCTTGGACCTATACAGAAGCAGACGGTACAGTGCTAGGTCAACAAGTAACCTGTCTTGACCGAGTCGGACTTTATGTGCCAGGTGGCAAAGCCGCTTACCCTTCATCGGTGATTATGAATGCCGTACCCGCAAAAGTGGCCGGTGTGCCTGAACTCATTATGGTCGTCCCCACACCCGATGGTGAAGTGAACGAAATGGTATTGGCCGCGGCGGCTTTGTGTGATGTGGATCGTGTGTTCTGTGTGGGTGGTGCGCAAGCGGTTGCAGCCTTAGCCTATGGTACTGAAACAGTTCCAGCTGTTGATAAGGTGGTTGGCCCTGGTAATATTTACGTCGCCACGGCAAAGCGAATGGTATACGGAACCGTAGGTATTGATATGATCGCAGGACCTTCGGAGATCCTTGTGGTGTGTGACGGAAAAACCAACCCAGACTGGATTGCGGTTGATTTGTTTTCACAGGCTGAACATGATGAAGATGCCCAATCTATTTTAGTAACACCGGATGCGGCCTTTGCCGATAAGGTGGTTGAAAGCATGAATAAACTCTTATCGACCATGCCGCGTGAAAAAATTATTCGTAGCGCATTGGAAGCGCGTGGTGCGATTATTGTCGTGGATGATATGGATCAAGCGGTCGAGATGATCAATTTCATTGCGCCTGAGCATTTGGAGTTATCGGTTGATGACCCTCAGTCTATGTTGCCTGCGATTCGTCACGCGGGTGCGATTTTTATGGGGCGTTATACAGCCGAAGCACTCGGTGATTATTGTGCGGGCCCTAACCACGTATTGCCAACTTCTCGCACGGCACGCTTTTCATCACCATTAGGGGTTTATGACTTCCAGAAACGCTCTAGCCTGATAATGTGTTCTGCTGAAGGCGCGGATATGTTGGGCCGCGTTGCGGGGGTATTGGCGGATGGAGAAGGCTTGCAAGCCCATGCTGCGTCAGCGCGTTACCGTGTTAAACCTTAA
- the hisC gene encoding histidinol-phosphate transaminase: MATMNQQKTVENWVEQLVRPEIRQINAYHVQPAQNMIKLDAMENPYVWPDQMQQAWLARIADLAFNRYPDPNVSLIREPLMKLLSLPEDQTLVFGNGSDELIQILMMAMSGTQRGVMSVAPTFVMYDMIARFVGMPYHSVELNQDFTLDTDAFIQAMNRHQPAIVFIAYPNNPTGNAFSRTQVEQIIQQAPGLVVVDEAYNAFAEDSFIEDIARYSNLIVMRTFSKVGLAGFRLGYMAGHKTWMTEFDKIRLPYNINSVSQQGVAFALEHYPTLMEQAEVIKQQRSVLVAALSGLDDCEIYPSQANFITVRLKTKSADQVFLGLKQDGILIKNLSPTGGLLTNCLRITLGSEQENKSLLAAFKKHINAV, from the coding sequence ATGGCCACTATGAACCAACAAAAAACCGTGGAAAACTGGGTTGAACAGCTTGTTCGACCTGAGATCCGGCAGATTAATGCCTATCACGTCCAGCCAGCGCAAAATATGATAAAACTTGACGCGATGGAAAATCCCTATGTCTGGCCTGATCAAATGCAGCAGGCTTGGTTGGCTCGTATTGCCGATTTGGCTTTTAATCGTTATCCCGACCCGAACGTAAGTTTGATTCGAGAACCTTTAATGAAGTTGCTGAGTTTGCCTGAAGATCAAACCTTGGTATTTGGTAATGGTTCAGATGAGTTAATTCAAATTTTGATGATGGCCATGTCGGGAACGCAACGAGGCGTCATGTCCGTTGCGCCTACGTTTGTAATGTACGACATGATCGCGCGTTTTGTCGGTATGCCCTATCATTCAGTAGAGCTAAACCAAGACTTTACCCTCGATACGGACGCGTTTATTCAAGCGATGAATCGACACCAACCCGCCATCGTATTTATTGCCTACCCGAACAATCCAACCGGTAATGCGTTTAGCCGCACTCAAGTTGAACAAATTATTCAGCAGGCACCAGGCCTGGTGGTAGTTGATGAAGCCTATAACGCATTTGCAGAAGATAGTTTTATTGAGGATATTGCGCGTTATTCAAACTTAATTGTGATGCGCACCTTCTCTAAGGTTGGTTTAGCAGGCTTTAGGCTCGGCTATATGGCGGGCCATAAAACCTGGATGACGGAATTTGACAAGATTCGTTTACCCTACAATATTAACAGTGTCAGCCAGCAGGGGGTCGCTTTTGCGCTGGAACACTATCCAACGTTGATGGAGCAGGCTGAAGTAATTAAACAGCAGAGGTCGGTATTGGTTGCTGCTTTGAGCGGGCTGGATGACTGTGAGATTTACCCCTCACAGGCAAACTTTATTACCGTTCGGTTAAAGACTAAATCAGCTGATCAGGTATTCCTTGGTTTAAAACAAGACGGTATCCTAATAAAAAACCTGTCGCCAACGGGCGGATTGCTGACAAATTGTTTGCGCATTACCCTAGGGTCTGAGCAAGAGAATAAATCATTGCTTGCGGCTTTTAAAAAACATATTAATGCAGTTTAA